The sequence TCGTTTGTCAAGGGACAATGATGCCACTTGAAAATAAAGAGATAAAGGAGCAACATATGATGAATTTTCTTACGATGAAACGAAAGATTATTCTCGTTATAGTAATTATTGCCGGCCTGCTTTTAGGAAGAATGGCCGTACGAATGTTTATTAATCTGATGGTCGGCGGATCATTGTTCGGAGGCAATTTCCTATGAGAAAAGATAAAAAGAAAAGAAACAAAGCAGGCATGTTTATTCTGCTGTGTGTAGGGGCGTTTATCGTTTCTTTTGCAGGATCAGCTATCTTCAAAATGAACTATACTTCACCAGCATTAAAAGAATATTCGGTAGACTGGAACGATGAGATCGGGACGACTTATACCGATATTGCTTACGGAGACGGCGAAGCAAATAAATTCGATTTATATGTACCTGCTGATGATACAAAAGAAACATATGGTCTTGTCGTATACCTCCATGCGGGAGGGTTCACGACGGGTGATAAATCGGATGATGCCGGCATGCTGCAGTGGCTTGCTTCTAAAGGTTATGTAGCAGCAGGAATCAATTACACACTGCGCGATGACGAGCACCCTGAGGCTAGTGTTTATTCACAGTCCATGGACATTAAAAGCAGTATCCCCGTTGTTGTCGAAAAAGCTGAAGAATTAGGATACAACCTCGATTCTATGGCAATATCCGGAGGCTCTGCAGGTGGAACACTGGCAATGCTCTATGCATACCGTGATGCGGATGAATCACCTATTCCAGTGAAGATGCTGTTTGAAGCTGTAGGACCGTCGAGTTTCTATCCGGAAGACTGGTCTCCATACGGTCTCGATCAGAATCCGGAAGCAGCAGCCGATTTATTTTCCGTCATGTCCGGTACTGAAATTACGGTGGACATGTTCGGCACGGAAGCTTATGAAGAGGCAATCAAACCAATTTCAG is a genomic window of Gracilibacillus salinarum containing:
- a CDS encoding alpha/beta hydrolase: MRKDKKKRNKAGMFILLCVGAFIVSFAGSAIFKMNYTSPALKEYSVDWNDEIGTTYTDIAYGDGEANKFDLYVPADDTKETYGLVVYLHAGGFTTGDKSDDAGMLQWLASKGYVAAGINYTLRDDEHPEASVYSQSMDIKSSIPVVVEKAEELGYNLDSMAISGGSAGGTLAMLYAYRDADESPIPVKMLFEAVGPSSFYPEDWSPYGLDQNPEAAADLFSVMSGTEITVDMFGTEAYEEAIKPISAYRWVNENSVPTVAAYGVYDKVAPFDTVKHLIHALEENNVPHEYIEFPHSGHALQNDNDLYVKYMETVEEYLDTYMPIK